One genomic segment of Macaca fascicularis isolate 582-1 chromosome 19, T2T-MFA8v1.1 includes these proteins:
- the KIRREL2 gene encoding kin of IRRE-like protein 2 isoform X2: MLQAGDLGVESPASQGTRRSGHQRLSQQRPEPPVPYNPGAGVQPSRDSLLEPRCSGSQTPIELGAPTRRGTPPCIPHSSASSGGSFSMGRGRSSWEADPGGASWIGPSRGLPETQGAELAGVSERQRLRMSSLGGLQARDRGSLGWGEESSATGAPGQSDRRRASEEEVDREARATADLVNLGGHTLKMRVPALLVLLFCFRGSAGPSPHFLQQPEDLVVLLGEEARLQCALGAYWGLVQWTKSGLALGGQRDLPGWSRYWISGNAANGQHDLHIRPVELEDEASYECQATQAGLRSRPAQLHVLVPPEAPQVLGGPSVSLIAGVPVNLTCRSRGDARPTPELLWFRDGVRLDGTTFHQTLLKERTPGSVESTLTLTPSSHDDGATLVCRARSQALPAGRDTAITLSLQYSPEVTLSASPHTVQEGEKVTFLCQATAQPPVTGYRWAKGGSPVLGARGPRLEVVADASFLTEPVSCEVSNAVGSANRSTALDVLFGPILQAKPEPVSVDVGEDASFSCAWRGNPLPRVTWTRRGGAQVLGSGATLRLPSVGPEDAGDYVCRAEPGLSDQGGGVAEARLTVNAPPVVTALHSEPAFLRGPARLQCLVFASPAPDAVVWSWDEGFLEAGSRGRFLVETFPAPEGRGGQGPGLISVLHISRTQESDFSRNFNCSARNRLGEGGARASLGRRDLLPTVRIVAGVAAATTTLLMVITGVALCCWRHGKASASFSEQKNLMRIPGSSDGCSSRGPEEEETGSREDRGPIVHTDHSDLVLEEEGTLETKDPTNGYYKVRGVSVSLSLGEAPGGGLFLPPPSPIGPPGAPTFYDFNPHLGMVPPCRLYRTQAGYLTTPHPRAFTSYIKPASFGPPDLAPGTPPFPYAVFPTPSHPRLQTHV, translated from the exons ATGCTGCAGGCAGGAGACCTAGGAGTTGAGTCTCCAGCCTCTCAAGGAACCAGGAGATCAGGCCATCAGCGTCTCAGCCAGCAAAGGCCTGAACCACCAGTCCCTTACAATCCT GGCGCAGGTGTCCAACCCAGCCGGGACTCCCTCCTCGAACCCAGGTGTTCCGGCTCCCAGACCCCAATTGAGCTGGGGGCGCCCACCCGCCGGGGGACCCCGCCCTGCATCCCCCATTCATCTGCGTCCAGCGGCGGGAGTTTCTCAATGGGAAGAGGGCGGAGCTCCTGGGAGGCGGACCCGGGCGGGGCGAGCTGGATCGGGCCCTCTAGGGGTCTCCCAGAGACCCAGGGCGCGGAACTGGCAGGCGTTTCAGAGCGTCAGAGGCTGCGGATGAGCTCACTTGGAGGACTCCAGGCCAGAGACAGGGGTTCTCTAGGCTGGGGAGAAGAGTCAAGCGCGACGGGGGCTCCGGGCCAGAGTGACAGGAGGAGGGCTTCCGAGGAAGAAGTTGACCGGGAGGCCCGTGCGACGGCAGATCTCGTGAACCTTGGGGGACACACGCTCAAGATGCGGGTCCCCGCCCTCCTCGTTCTGCTCTTCTGCTTCAGAGGGAGCGCAG GCCCGTCGCCCCATTTCCTGCAACAGCCAGAGGACCTGGTGGTGCTGCTGGGGGAGGAAGCCCGGCTGCAGTGTGCTCTGGGCGCCTACTGGGGGCTAGTTCAGTGGACTAAGAGTGGGCTGGCCCTAGGGGGCCAAAGGGACCTGCCAG GGTGGTCCCGGTACTGGATATCAGGGAATGCAGCCAATGGCCAGCATGACCTCCACATTAGGCCCGTGGAGCTAGAGGATGAAGCATCATATGAATGTCAGGCTACACAAGCAGGCCTCCGCTCGAGACCAGCCCAACTGCACGTGCTGG TCCCCCCAGAAGCTCCCCAGGTGCTGGGCGGCCCCTCTGTGTCTCTCATTGCTGGAGTTCCTGTGAACCTGACATGTCGGAGCCGTGGGGATGCCCGCCCTACCCCTGAATTGCTGTGGTTCCGAGATGGGGTCCGGTTGGATGGAACCACCTTCCATCAG ACCCTGCTGAAGGAAAGGACCCCTGGATCAGTGGAGAGCACCTTAACCCTGACCCCTTCCAGCCATGACGATGGAGCCACCTTGGTCTGCAGGGCCCggagccaggccctgcctgcggGAAGGGACACAGCTATCACACTGAGCCTGCAGT ACTCCCCAGAGGTGACTCTGTCTGCTTCACCACATACTgtgcaggagggagagaaggtCACTTTCCTGTGCCAGGCCACAGCCCAGCCTCCTGTCACAGGCTACAG GTGGGCAAAAGGGGGCTCCCCGGTGCTCGGGGCCCGCGGGCCAAGGTTGGAGGTCGTGGCAGACGCCTCGTTCCTGACTGAGCCCGTGTCCTGCGAGGTCAGCAACGCCGTGGGTAGCGCCAACCGCAGCACTGCGCTGGATGTGCTGT TTGGGCCGATTCTGCAGGCAAAGCCAGAGCCCGTGTCAGTGGACGTGGGGGAAGACGCCTCCTTCAGCTGTGCCTGGCGCGGGAACCCGCTTCCACGGGTAACCTGGACCCGCCGCGGTGGCGCGCAG GTGCTGGGCTCTGGAGCCACACTGCGCCTTCCGTCGGTGGGGCCGGAGGACGCAGGCGACTATGTGTGCAGGGCTGAGCCTGGGCTCTCGGACCAGGGGGGTGGCGTCGCGGAGGCTCGGCTGACTGTGAACG CTCCCCCAGTAGTGACCGCCCTGCACTCTGAGCCTGCCTTCCTGAGGGGCCCTGCTCGCCTCCAGTGTCTGGTTTTCGCCTCTCCCGCCCCAGATGCCGTG GTCTGGTCTTGGGATGAGGGCTTTCTGGAGGCGGGGTCGCGGGGCCGGTTCCTGGTGGAGACATTCCCTGCCCCGGAGGGCCGCGGGGGACAGGGTCCGGGCCTGATCTCTGTGCTACACATTTCGAGGACTCAGGAATCTGACTTTAGCAGGAACTTTAACTGCAGTGCCCGGAACCGGCTGGGCGAGGGAGGTGCCCGGGCCAGCCTGGGCCGTAGAG ACCTGCTGCCCACTGTGCGGATAGTGGCCGGAGTGGCCGCTGCCACCACGACTCTCCTTATGGTCATCACTGGGGTGGCCCTCTGCTGCTGGCGCCACGGCAAGG CCTCAGCCTCTTTCTCCGAGCAAAAGAACCTGATGCGAATCCCCGGCAGCAGCGACGGCTGCAGTTCGCGAGGCCCTGAAGAAGAGGAGACAGGCAGCCGCGAGGACCGG GGCCCCATTGTGCACACTGACCACAGTGATCTGGTTCTGGAGGAAGAAGGGACTCTGGAGACCAAG GACCCAACCAACGGTTACTACAAGGTCCGAGGAGTCAGTGTGAGCCTGAGCCTTGGCGAAGCCCCTGGAGGAGGCCTCTTCCTGCCACCACCCTCCCCCATTGGGCCCCCAGGGGCCCCCACCTTCTATGACTTCAACCCACACCTGGGCATGGTACCCCCCTGCAGACTTTACAGAACCCAGGCAGGCTACctcaccacaccccaccctcgAGCTTTCACCAGCTACATCAAACCCGCATCTTTTGGGCCCCCAGATCTGGCCCCCGGGACTCCCCCTTTCCCATATGCTGTTTTCCCCACACCTAGCCACCCGCGTCTCCAGACTCATGTGTGA
- the KIRREL2 gene encoding kin of IRRE-like protein 2 isoform X1, with the protein MRAPQPRQGAGVQPSRDSLLEPRCSGSQTPIELGAPTRRGTPPCIPHSSASSGGSFSMGRGRSSWEADPGGASWIGPSRGLPETQGAELAGVSERQRLRMSSLGGLQARDRGSLGWGEESSATGAPGQSDRRRASEEEVDREARATADLVNLGGHTLKMRVPALLVLLFCFRGSAGPSPHFLQQPEDLVVLLGEEARLQCALGAYWGLVQWTKSGLALGGQRDLPGWSRYWISGNAANGQHDLHIRPVELEDEASYECQATQAGLRSRPAQLHVLVPPEAPQVLGGPSVSLIAGVPVNLTCRSRGDARPTPELLWFRDGVRLDGTTFHQTLLKERTPGSVESTLTLTPSSHDDGATLVCRARSQALPAGRDTAITLSLQYSPEVTLSASPHTVQEGEKVTFLCQATAQPPVTGYRWAKGGSPVLGARGPRLEVVADASFLTEPVSCEVSNAVGSANRSTALDVLFGPILQAKPEPVSVDVGEDASFSCAWRGNPLPRVTWTRRGGAQVLGSGATLRLPSVGPEDAGDYVCRAEPGLSDQGGGVAEARLTVNAPPVVTALHSEPAFLRGPARLQCLVFASPAPDAVVWSWDEGFLEAGSRGRFLVETFPAPEGRGGQGPGLISVLHISRTQESDFSRNFNCSARNRLGEGGARASLGRRDLLPTVRIVAGVAAATTTLLMVITGVALCCWRHGKASASFSEQKNLMRIPGSSDGCSSRGPEEEETGSREDRGPIVHTDHSDLVLEEEGTLETKVSIGRGGAPFAVGRGGAPFTVFPSLSHACPLLFPSVVLRTGTQLLTPLLLPPGPTHLAPSLSLPICRLCPHICPSPRWGSLCLCSPHHGQASFQPLYTGPISPQTCPSSGVLPQDSHIDSRPSPGQSTSLSPLYLAHAILSLSLSFFFFF; encoded by the exons ATGCGTGCCCCTCAACCTCGACAGGGCGCAGGTGTCCAACCCAGCCGGGACTCCCTCCTCGAACCCAGGTGTTCCGGCTCCCAGACCCCAATTGAGCTGGGGGCGCCCACCCGCCGGGGGACCCCGCCCTGCATCCCCCATTCATCTGCGTCCAGCGGCGGGAGTTTCTCAATGGGAAGAGGGCGGAGCTCCTGGGAGGCGGACCCGGGCGGGGCGAGCTGGATCGGGCCCTCTAGGGGTCTCCCAGAGACCCAGGGCGCGGAACTGGCAGGCGTTTCAGAGCGTCAGAGGCTGCGGATGAGCTCACTTGGAGGACTCCAGGCCAGAGACAGGGGTTCTCTAGGCTGGGGAGAAGAGTCAAGCGCGACGGGGGCTCCGGGCCAGAGTGACAGGAGGAGGGCTTCCGAGGAAGAAGTTGACCGGGAGGCCCGTGCGACGGCAGATCTCGTGAACCTTGGGGGACACACGCTCAAGATGCGGGTCCCCGCCCTCCTCGTTCTGCTCTTCTGCTTCAGAGGGAGCGCAG GCCCGTCGCCCCATTTCCTGCAACAGCCAGAGGACCTGGTGGTGCTGCTGGGGGAGGAAGCCCGGCTGCAGTGTGCTCTGGGCGCCTACTGGGGGCTAGTTCAGTGGACTAAGAGTGGGCTGGCCCTAGGGGGCCAAAGGGACCTGCCAG GGTGGTCCCGGTACTGGATATCAGGGAATGCAGCCAATGGCCAGCATGACCTCCACATTAGGCCCGTGGAGCTAGAGGATGAAGCATCATATGAATGTCAGGCTACACAAGCAGGCCTCCGCTCGAGACCAGCCCAACTGCACGTGCTGG TCCCCCCAGAAGCTCCCCAGGTGCTGGGCGGCCCCTCTGTGTCTCTCATTGCTGGAGTTCCTGTGAACCTGACATGTCGGAGCCGTGGGGATGCCCGCCCTACCCCTGAATTGCTGTGGTTCCGAGATGGGGTCCGGTTGGATGGAACCACCTTCCATCAG ACCCTGCTGAAGGAAAGGACCCCTGGATCAGTGGAGAGCACCTTAACCCTGACCCCTTCCAGCCATGACGATGGAGCCACCTTGGTCTGCAGGGCCCggagccaggccctgcctgcggGAAGGGACACAGCTATCACACTGAGCCTGCAGT ACTCCCCAGAGGTGACTCTGTCTGCTTCACCACATACTgtgcaggagggagagaaggtCACTTTCCTGTGCCAGGCCACAGCCCAGCCTCCTGTCACAGGCTACAG GTGGGCAAAAGGGGGCTCCCCGGTGCTCGGGGCCCGCGGGCCAAGGTTGGAGGTCGTGGCAGACGCCTCGTTCCTGACTGAGCCCGTGTCCTGCGAGGTCAGCAACGCCGTGGGTAGCGCCAACCGCAGCACTGCGCTGGATGTGCTGT TTGGGCCGATTCTGCAGGCAAAGCCAGAGCCCGTGTCAGTGGACGTGGGGGAAGACGCCTCCTTCAGCTGTGCCTGGCGCGGGAACCCGCTTCCACGGGTAACCTGGACCCGCCGCGGTGGCGCGCAG GTGCTGGGCTCTGGAGCCACACTGCGCCTTCCGTCGGTGGGGCCGGAGGACGCAGGCGACTATGTGTGCAGGGCTGAGCCTGGGCTCTCGGACCAGGGGGGTGGCGTCGCGGAGGCTCGGCTGACTGTGAACG CTCCCCCAGTAGTGACCGCCCTGCACTCTGAGCCTGCCTTCCTGAGGGGCCCTGCTCGCCTCCAGTGTCTGGTTTTCGCCTCTCCCGCCCCAGATGCCGTG GTCTGGTCTTGGGATGAGGGCTTTCTGGAGGCGGGGTCGCGGGGCCGGTTCCTGGTGGAGACATTCCCTGCCCCGGAGGGCCGCGGGGGACAGGGTCCGGGCCTGATCTCTGTGCTACACATTTCGAGGACTCAGGAATCTGACTTTAGCAGGAACTTTAACTGCAGTGCCCGGAACCGGCTGGGCGAGGGAGGTGCCCGGGCCAGCCTGGGCCGTAGAG ACCTGCTGCCCACTGTGCGGATAGTGGCCGGAGTGGCCGCTGCCACCACGACTCTCCTTATGGTCATCACTGGGGTGGCCCTCTGCTGCTGGCGCCACGGCAAGG CCTCAGCCTCTTTCTCCGAGCAAAAGAACCTGATGCGAATCCCCGGCAGCAGCGACGGCTGCAGTTCGCGAGGCCCTGAAGAAGAGGAGACAGGCAGCCGCGAGGACCGG GGCCCCATTGTGCACACTGACCACAGTGATCTGGTTCTGGAGGAAGAAGGGACTCTGGAGACCAAGGTGAGTATCGGGAGGGGTGGGGCTCCCTTCGCTGTTGGGAGAGGCGGGGCTCCCTTCACTGTGTTTCCATCTCTCTCCCACGCCTGTcccctcctttttccttctgttGTCCTCAGAACTGGGACTCAGCTCCTCACCCCACTCCTCCTGCCCCCTGGACCAACTCACCTAGCTCCCAGCCTCAGTTTGCCTATCTGCAGACTCTGCCCACACATCTGTCCCAGCCCCAGATGGGGCTCACTATGCCTGTGCTCTCCTCATCACGGTCAAGCCTCCTTTCAGCCCCTTTACACTGGCCCCATATCTCCCCAAACCTGTCCTTCCTCTGGGGTCCTACCTCAGGACAGCCACATTGACTCCAGGCCATCCCCAGGCCAgagcacttctctctctcctctgtacCTAGCACAtgccattctctctctttctctctccttttttttttttttttga